In a single window of the Flavivirga spongiicola genome:
- the coaE gene encoding dephospho-CoA kinase (Dephospho-CoA kinase (CoaE) performs the final step in coenzyme A biosynthesis.), giving the protein MIIVGLTGGIGSGKTTVAKEFEALGIPVYIADVEAKNLMHKSKIIKRKLTQLFGNKAYINGALNKRYIADIIFTNKAYLQKMNDIIHPRVARHFEKWVLKQDTPYVIKEVAILFENNGHKACDYVITVIAPKDLRIKRLLIRDNTTKDKIQAIMKNQWTDEEKVKHSDYVIDNIDLKITKNLVADIHKDILKRA; this is encoded by the coding sequence ATGATTATTGTAGGACTTACAGGGGGTATAGGAAGCGGAAAAACAACAGTTGCTAAGGAGTTTGAGGCGTTGGGGATACCTGTTTATATAGCAGATGTCGAAGCTAAAAACCTTATGCATAAGTCCAAAATTATTAAAAGGAAACTTACTCAATTATTTGGAAATAAAGCTTATATTAATGGTGCATTAAACAAACGTTATATTGCAGATATTATCTTTACTAATAAAGCATATTTGCAAAAAATGAATGACATTATTCATCCTAGAGTAGCGAGGCACTTTGAAAAATGGGTGTTAAAACAAGATACCCCATATGTTATAAAAGAAGTTGCTATTTTATTTGAAAATAATGGGCATAAAGCCTGTGATTATGTTATTACAGTTATTGCACCTAAGGACTTACGAATAAAGCGCCTTCTAATCCGTGATAATACAACTAAAGACAAAATTCAGGCCATCATGAAAAATCAATGGACGGATGAAGAAAAAGTAAAACATTCAGATTATGTTATCGATAATATAGATCTTAAAATTACTAAAAATCTGGTTGCTGATATTCATAAAGACATTCTTAAAAGAGCTTAA